A window from Primulina huaijiensis isolate GDHJ02 chromosome 11, ASM1229523v2, whole genome shotgun sequence encodes these proteins:
- the LOC140987895 gene encoding uncharacterized protein translates to MEGGGEIPVDEIPLARGRGRGRGRGRGRARVRVVDDTFVEQAADHLDHLRMDELVARFHSMHPPRFSGSEGAEKAELWISEIEELFDLIEYPPECRLRLAVHQLKDRAKMWWSTILMTLNAQRIVPSWDIFKLKFKASYCPPSFYSSKAFEFHNLKQGDMSVAEYADTFYAMLRYAPHVAASQVAVVESFIEGLNDHLHPFVSTGKPLNYLEAVEIAKRAEVSLKRSGNRVPTQHHQSGRQQFSSSGSASLRPRGKQFKKPGSSSSSSGSSGNRGGYRYSGPYCYHCGGKLSSNQCVGVQGICNVCGRPGHFARVCPSKTGKSAQAGSGAPSNRIPAASQSSHQPSRPSHQSRGQGGQQNQSSAHVFALTKDEAQAAPDLPSRFAASGRGSASGARD, encoded by the coding sequence ATGGAGGGTGGTGGAGAAATTCCTGTTGATGAGATTCCTTTagctcgaggtcgaggtcgtggtcgaggtcgtggacgtggtagAGCTCGTGTCCGTGTTGTTGATGATACTTTTGTTGAGCAAGCTGCTGATCATCTAGACCATCTTAGGATGGATGAATTAGTTGCGCGTTTCCATTCTATGCATCCACCTCGATTCAGTGGTTCGGAGGGAGCTGAGAAAGCAGAATTGTGGATTTCTGAGATTgaggaattgtttgatttgattgagtatcCTCCAGAGTGTCGATTGAGATTAGCTGTGCATCAGTTGAAAGATCGTGCCAAAATGTGGTGGTCTACTATATTGATGACTTTAAATGCTCAGAGGATTGTTCCATCGTGGGATATATTCAAGCTGAAGTTTAAGGCAAGTTATTGTCCTCCGTCATTCTACAGTTCTAAGGCTTTTGAGTTTCATAACCTGAAACAAGGCGATATGTCAGTTGCAGAGTATGCTgatactttttatgctatgctGAGATATGCTCCTCATGTTGCTGCGAGTCAGGTTGCAGTAGTTGAAAGTTTCATTGAAGGACTGAACGATCATTTGCACCCTTTTGTTTCTACCGGTAAGCCACTAAATTATCTTGAAGCAGTGGAAATAGCAAAAAGGGCTGAAGTTAGTCTTAAGAGAAGTGGCAATCGAGTTCCTACCCAACATCATCAGTCGGGGAGGCAACAATTCAGTTCATCTGGTTCTGCATCTCTTCGTCCACGTGGAAAACAATTTAAGAAGCCTGGTTCTAGTTCTTCGAGTTCGGGGAGTTCAGGGAACCGTGGTGGATATCGCTACAGTGGACCTTACTGTTATCACTGTGGAGGCAAGCTTTCCAGTAATCAATGTGTTGGAGTTCAAGGGATTTGCAATGTTTGTGGTCGGCCGGGTCATTTCGCTAGAGTTTGTCCTAGTAAGACGGGGAAATCAGCCCAGGCAGGTAGTGGAGCTCCAAGTAATAGAATTCCAGCAGCGTCCCAGTCTTCCCATCAGCCTAGTCGCCCTTCGCATCAGAGTAGAGGGCAAGGTGGTCAACAGAATCAGTCATCTGCTCATGTATTTGCCTTGACTAAGGATGAGGCTCAGGCAGCTCCAG